AAAGAAATAAGGTCGTTATGGAAATATCCGATGGAAGAAAATAGAGTATAAGGTATAGAGTAGGTATAAGTGTTTCTAAATGTCGCGTCGTTACATATAGATACACGGCAAACAATGACGGTGTaagaagaagagaataaaTACCGGAGTTCTTCGACACGGTGGCACGAGGTCATAAGAATTGCGGATGATCGATTTCGAAGGCCCTGATGGCCACCACATGTGACACCGCTAGTGCAATCATTAAGAATGTGATTTTTAGAGAATGTACGATACAGAGCACGCGTGATACATCGCCAATTTTCATCTCGGCTTACTGACCCGCATCCTCGCCACGATCGTTTTCAATGAACTCGTCTCCAATATAATAGCATCGTTATTTCCATCGGCTACCTACGCGGAGAATGCGGAATGATGACTTTAGATCCCAAATGCATTATGACGAATGATATTCAGTTGAAAGCTGTGATTTCTGCTCTTCTTAAGAAAAGGAATCGTAGTTGGAAATTTTGTCTACCGACgagatttgttatttttatttaatttgtagaaAAGAATTCATAgttagatatttttctttattagaaCGAAACTGAGGTTTTTGTTGATTTCTAGTTTgcaaatgaattataattatattataatccgtTCGTATTATAATAACGGATTATAATCGCGGTCGCCAAAAGGGACGCGAAAACACGATTGTTTCGTAATCGATAGCCTCCAAACGTGGGCATTCTCGGCATCGCGATCAATTATTGAATCGTCCTATTTTACGGAAAACGAAGGTTTTCTTAACCCTTTCGCCATTGCGAACCTGTATACGAGTACACAtgcatttatttatacttgatattcacatttatatttatgtcgtcaaatttgaaacaatCGCTATTACCTAACCGCTTAAAACAAATTTGCTCGAATTTTCTCAATATCGTACAAATGCTCGTTAtcgtcgaattttttttattaaacaactTCATCCAACTGacatttattcgaaataagagtagaattaagaaataaaagctAATCTTCTTCTGGCCCTAATACATTCTTTCCtgcaaaaatttaaataaaagataattatcagtatttatttatattttatatttacagaaCGATACGACCGTAACCCATATCGTTTGCTCAGAAGGAAGCAAAATTCCGGTTACAGATAATTAACTCATCTCGCTTCTTCCAAGAGGTTAACAAGTAAGTCCCATTCCctcgatttattttccatgGTGGTTCAAGTTACCGGTCGACTCGAACAATTAGCGAGCTTTTTCGCGCAGTATTGGGCCACTTACGCAACGATGGAAGAAATTCAAGGACACGAACCAGAATGGACGAACAAAATCGGCTCACCTTCTGATCGACCTGCTCTTGACTCCAGTTAAGGTCATCCGGTTTTTTCTCCGTCATGATCCGGCGTTACTAAgtcaacgacgacgacgatcaCGATCACGATCACGATGACAATgggacgagagaaaaaaaaattgtttcctcCTCTTTGAAAATTCGAAGAGAATAGGTCGAAAAAAGGCACagagaacagagagagagCCCGAGTCAACAGAGAGGCAATCTCGACGCCTCTTTAGAGATCACTAAAGACTTACATCACGCGATCCACGAGCTCTACATCGAAATCTACATCGCGTCTAGAAATACAAGCGACTCGCGTGCGAACCGGGTGTATTTTGGGAGAGGCGGGACGCGCGAGCGAGCGCCGATACTTCGACGGGCAGCGAATGCCCCTTTGCTCtttaaatcgtaattatttACTAAGAGAATTTCTTTCGGTTTGTCTATatgatataagaaataattagaTATACGATAGAACGAtagaatgttaattatttgaacTATTAAAAGGGatgaattaagaaatttacgATTAGTAATGCAagacaaaattttacaaatgtgAATTACACGTGCTTTTCGATTCATAAAGATATCgttcttttgtaattttataatcaactccgttgtaataatatataatcaaagttgattttatatttcttgtttACTTAATCGACTTAATGACTAGAAGATAGGTGcaaagatttttaaaaatagagaTAATCATTTATTCATAAAGTTTTATAAGAAACCCAGGACATAACGTTGTGgccaatttaaatattcagacATAAGATATAATCAAAATAGATTCGAGTTATAAACGTTTTTCTCATGAAAGTTTCCTGTCTCGCCATTAATTATCacgtctttaaaaaatatcgtatttGGTGACATAAAGATACAAAcgtgataaaagaaaagtacttcgaataaatttacTGTTCTTGATCGgccaatttttcatttttgaacgacgattatttttaacaattattctCACtctattacattttattttaaaattagttaATCAAAAATGTCAGGATGGCCGAGCGGTCTAAGGCGCTGCGTTCAGGTCGCAGTCCACTCTGTGGGCGTGGGTTCGAATCCCACTTCTGACAATTATCTTTTATACACCTACATTCGCGGTTAAATGTTATCAAATTCGACAAAAAAAGacttatttttacttatttttcgGATAAAATGAAATCAATTAAACAATTACACTATCCGAATAgttgttaataattttgtttttcaatatgatattttttaacttcCCCTAATTTCATTAGGGAAGTTAAATATTACGTATCATTTTATTCTATGTATATTCGAGGGAAATTAATAGTTTGTTGAAGAGGTAAAAATCActaagaaagatatttttatttcaaagtttgGAAGTTTAAATTGATATTCTCGTTTTCCTGTTATGTCTGGGGCTTCCTGCAATTTCCGGTTACGTGCAAATTGTATTAGCATGACGCATATGCATAATTGTATGCATAGATTTTACTTTTAACGtagaaatgttaaaatatgatgttatatatacattgtgtaaatttcatttttgacAAAGGTATGAGATAAAAATAGATGAAGGTATGGATAATTGAAACATTTGAAGCCTAAAATATAGGATTCATCTGTTTCAATCTTTAGTTCATTGTGATCGAACGATCCGCTGTTTCGATCGTGATTTGCAACTTGAAGCTTTACTCCAGCGTGTTTATAGATacttataaattattccaCTCCTACTTAAGcatataaacaataattatataaatattacagtaCAAGGTTGATAGTGACACATAGTAAATATAAACATTGTAAGACTATTTTAATACCGACGCGCAAAGTGACGATCGTAAGATATATCGTTGTTATCAAATCTTGTTAGATTTCTAATATCTCAATAACGCAGCTATCGCaataaacgaataacgtgaattattattattattacagatACGCATGTTATGCGACATAACGAAGAAACATAACGATAGAAAGTGCAAGCAAAATTGTAAAACGGATAACAGTTAATTGTCAACATGGCGGATAGTGATTTTCTCATTACAATTTCAGGTCCCGCTCTATCATTAttgttttatgaaaatgttCGCAGCAGTGGGACCCaggtaaaaaaatgtttttttgcTTTGTCGCCAATAATGCCTTATCATTTAACACGATGATTCGCATTTAGATTATGAAATATAGCGTCTTAACCTCAAAATAATCTAAACTAATGAACGAGGAAATTGAAAACATTGAATTCTCCGTATTCTAGATGGGCTTTTTGCTAGGAGAAACACTTGAATTTGTTAGGAAAACGGACACAGATTTATACAATCAAGTAGAAACAGTGAAAATATACAGTAGTAAGTATATTCAATAGATGTTTTATCTCAATGAcgtaaacatttttctttgtcctatagtaaaatattttgacattTTTAGATATTGAGGCTGTTGTAACTTGTCCATTACCAGATTCTTTACACAACTCTATTGGCAAAATTAATAAGGAAAAGTTAAAGGACTTTTTACGTGATAAGAGTAAACAAGTGATAGGTTGGTTCCACTTCAGAAGAGATATAGGATTGATACCTACATTTAGGGACAGATTATTGCATAAAGAATTCTCGTCatatttttccaatgaaaatggttccaaagaagaattttttgtTACATGTTTATTAAGTTCCTCGACGAGTAGTGAAAAGGGAACATACAAATTTAAACATGTCTTTTTAAGACAAAAGAAATGGTATGTTTTGTAActacaataatttttgtacaatGCTATTTTCTAAGagttttgtttttataaataatctgATTATTATAGGACATTTGAACCAGTTCCTTTACGAATAAGTAACTTAGGAAGTAATTCATTTGCACATGAAGGTTCAGATTATAAACCTACTCCTACCAAAAAATCATCTGATATGCCAGATGTATTTACTAAGTTTATAGACTCTTTAAAGTAAGTTTGAATATgatcttataaaaatatgattttgatTTTTTGCATCATAGGAAAATATTCCACATTGtcgtttgaaattatttatttttagtttggACTTAACCAAGACGTCTGCTGTTGAATCTGCTATTACTATACAAAAAGCAGCTGAAGAGCATTTGAGTCAATTAATACCAGACCTATGTAAGTCTGATCTTGAAGTAGCAGAGCTTGAAAAACAAGTTAAGGAATTTATGCTTATCAAAAAGACAAAAGTTAATGGTAATTCAAATAACGTAACTGATTCCTACGAGCCTGAAAAAGATGAATTTACGGACGCAAGACAGAAATCAGGGAAAACATCTCCATCCAGAATTGAACCTTTAGATGATACTTATCAAGAATCTCGGACAATAAAGGATCATTCTACTGCACCTGTACGTGTATTGTAACAACCAAACtgttttctgtatattttcgcaaatttactattactttgtTTCAGAGTCAAACAATGACTGCTCATAAACCGCAGAATTCAGCAACATGTACTGAACAGAATGTCGATCAAGGCAAATCGAGGTCGACCACAAGTATAATGAACAGTCCGAGTCAAGAACCACCGCCTATAAATTCTGTTTcagaaataaaagttaatgTCACAGAAAATGTATCAAGTAAGAACAGATGTTTATCTAATATAGAATCAGAAATCGTGAAAGAATCGATCTGTAGAGCTGAAACGAACGTAAGTGGTGTTGGAAGAGGCAG
This genomic stretch from Bombus fervidus isolate BK054 chromosome 9, iyBomFerv1, whole genome shotgun sequence harbors:
- the LOC139991147 gene encoding BRISC complex subunit FAM175B, giving the protein MADSDFLITISGPALSLLFYENVRSSGTQMGFLLGETLEFVRKTDTDLYNQVETVKIYSNIEAVVTCPLPDSLHNSIGKINKEKLKDFLRDKSKQVIGWFHFRRDIGLIPTFRDRLLHKEFSSYFSNENGSKEEFFVTCLLSSSTSSEKGTYKFKHVFLRQKKWTFEPVPLRISNLGSNSFAHEGSDYKPTPTKKSSDMPDVFTKFIDSLNLDLTKTSAVESAITIQKAAEEHLSQLIPDLCKSDLEVAELEKQVKEFMLIKKTKVNGNSNNVTDSYEPEKDEFTDARQKSGKTSPSRIEPLDDTYQESRTIKDHSTAPSQTMTAHKPQNSATCTEQNVDQGKSRSTTSIMNSPSQEPPPINSVSEIKVNVTENVSSKNRCLSNIESEIVKESICRAETNVSGVGRGRGKLLQDYIGLKKARRTSGPELSEANSVQNTSLQMSYNQITKKKVDSVRKSDATNNH